A genomic stretch from Shewanella woodyi ATCC 51908 includes:
- a CDS encoding aldehyde dehydrogenase family protein — protein sequence MELPSQEMMQDTVSPIDGSVFVSRPLADEQQVLACVEQGTLAYKGPENSWKETKLCERKDLCKKAIEQLLSHKDEIASELSWMMGRPIRYGAGELAGVAERSDYMIEVCEKALADITLEERSGFTRYIKRESLGVVLVIAPWNYPFLTAINAIIPALLAGNCVILKHSAQTPLCAERLYQAFTDAGLPQGVFQYLHMDHDNTAKLIANEQINYVAFTGSVFGGEMVEKAAVGRFIGVGLELGGKDPAYVREDADIDSAVETLVDGAFFNSGQSCCGIERIYLHHSIYDEFVAKAVALTEQYQLGRSDESNTTLGPLVRTSAADFVRQQIDDAVAQGAIAHIDESLFPMSQSGTPYLAPQILTQVDHTMKVMTQESFGPVVGIMKVMDDDEAVALMNDSDFGLTASIFTQDIDLGITLGEQLQTGTFFLNRCDYLDPALAWTGVKQSGRGCTLSQLGFDQLTRPKSFHIKHG from the coding sequence ATGGAACTACCTTCACAAGAAATGATGCAAGACACTGTCTCTCCAATAGATGGTAGTGTGTTTGTCAGCCGTCCGCTTGCCGATGAGCAACAGGTATTAGCCTGTGTTGAACAGGGGACTTTAGCTTATAAGGGGCCCGAAAATAGTTGGAAAGAGACTAAGCTCTGCGAACGTAAGGATCTGTGTAAAAAAGCCATCGAGCAACTACTGAGTCATAAAGATGAGATAGCTAGTGAGCTAAGTTGGATGATGGGGCGACCGATACGCTATGGCGCAGGCGAGCTTGCTGGTGTTGCTGAGCGTAGCGATTATATGATTGAGGTGTGTGAGAAAGCGTTAGCGGATATCACTCTTGAAGAGCGATCAGGATTTACTCGCTATATTAAACGAGAGTCTCTGGGCGTGGTACTGGTTATCGCTCCGTGGAACTACCCTTTTTTAACTGCCATCAATGCCATCATTCCCGCTTTACTTGCAGGGAATTGCGTTATTCTTAAACACTCTGCTCAGACACCTCTGTGCGCGGAGCGTCTGTACCAAGCATTTACAGACGCTGGGTTACCTCAAGGGGTTTTTCAATATCTGCATATGGATCATGACAATACCGCCAAGCTTATCGCCAATGAGCAGATAAATTATGTGGCGTTTACCGGTTCTGTTTTTGGCGGAGAGATGGTTGAGAAAGCGGCTGTCGGACGTTTTATCGGTGTTGGGTTAGAGTTAGGAGGAAAAGATCCTGCTTATGTTCGCGAAGATGCCGATATTGATAGCGCGGTAGAAACCTTAGTTGATGGTGCTTTTTTCAATTCAGGTCAATCCTGTTGTGGCATTGAGCGTATCTATCTTCATCACAGCATTTATGACGAATTTGTCGCAAAAGCGGTGGCGTTAACTGAGCAATATCAGCTGGGACGTTCAGATGAGTCAAATACTACCTTAGGTCCTTTGGTGAGAACTTCGGCGGCAGATTTTGTGCGTCAGCAGATAGATGATGCTGTGGCGCAGGGCGCCATCGCGCATATCGATGAGTCGCTATTTCCCATGAGCCAATCGGGTACTCCCTATCTTGCTCCCCAAATTCTGACTCAGGTCGATCACACCATGAAAGTGATGACACAGGAGTCCTTTGGACCTGTCGTGGGGATCATGAAGGTGATGGATGATGATGAAGCGGTTGCACTTATGAATGACAGTGATTTTGGTTTAACCGCGAGTATCTTTACCCAAGATATAGATCTTGGTATTACATTGGGTGAGCAGTTGCAGACAGGGACTTTTTTCCTTAATCGTTGTGACTATCTCGATCCAGCACTGGCCTGGACAGGGGTGAAACAATCAGGGCGAGGCTGCACGCTTTCTCAATTAGGTTTTGATCAGCTTACTCGACCTAAATCATTTCATATTAAACATGGTTAA
- a CDS encoding glutamine synthetase family protein has protein sequence MEAREVKSIADAIAIIDERELTHVKVGVFDNDGVMRGKYMSKAKFIASLEKGFAFCDVVLGWDVKDQLYDNAKYTGWHTGYPDAPVRILPHTCRDVIGEEGMLLFIAEFAEEAEAVCPRGTLRRVIEKADSMGFNAFAALEYEFFLFNETPHSIRKKNFRDLETITPDWFGYSMIRNSAHSDLYQDILSMAETMDFPIEGIHSETGPGVIEAAIAVDSAETAADKGALFKTFMKVLAQKRDLMATFMAKWSGDYPGQSGHIHLSLQNKDGTSAFYDPSQTHSMSKIQRHFLAGQQKLMPEFLCMIAPTINSYSRMIPGFWAPTDATWGVENRTTALRVIPGSAKSQRVEYRLGAADANPYLALAAALASGLYGIEHELEPEAQVKGNAYEQTHDVQLALPATLWDAAQKFKQSTAAVSCFGEAFVEHYAISREWEEREFRKHVTDWEMARYFEII, from the coding sequence ATGGAAGCGAGAGAAGTAAAGAGTATTGCCGATGCCATTGCCATCATAGATGAGCGAGAGTTAACTCATGTGAAGGTGGGCGTGTTTGATAATGATGGCGTTATGCGCGGCAAGTATATGTCAAAAGCTAAGTTTATCGCTTCCTTAGAGAAGGGGTTTGCTTTTTGTGATGTGGTACTTGGCTGGGATGTTAAAGATCAGCTTTATGACAATGCTAAATACACAGGCTGGCATACGGGCTACCCTGATGCACCAGTGCGAATACTACCCCATACTTGCCGTGATGTAATTGGCGAAGAGGGGATGCTGTTATTTATTGCTGAGTTTGCCGAGGAAGCGGAAGCGGTTTGTCCACGAGGCACCCTAAGACGCGTGATTGAGAAAGCTGACAGTATGGGCTTTAACGCGTTTGCAGCGCTTGAATATGAGTTCTTTCTGTTTAATGAAACACCGCACTCTATTCGTAAGAAAAACTTTCGCGATCTCGAGACCATCACTCCCGATTGGTTTGGATACTCTATGATCCGCAATTCGGCTCATTCAGATCTTTATCAAGATATCCTGTCGATGGCTGAAACCATGGATTTTCCTATCGAAGGGATCCACTCAGAAACAGGGCCAGGTGTGATTGAAGCGGCCATTGCCGTCGACAGTGCAGAAACGGCTGCCGATAAAGGTGCACTATTTAAAACCTTTATGAAGGTACTGGCGCAGAAGCGAGATTTGATGGCGACCTTTATGGCGAAATGGTCGGGGGATTATCCAGGCCAAAGTGGCCATATACACCTCTCGCTGCAGAATAAAGATGGCACATCGGCGTTTTATGACCCCAGTCAGACCCACTCAATGAGTAAAATACAGCGGCATTTTTTAGCGGGTCAGCAAAAATTAATGCCCGAGTTTCTCTGCATGATAGCGCCAACAATTAATAGTTACTCACGTATGATCCCTGGTTTTTGGGCGCCCACTGATGCGACATGGGGCGTTGAAAACCGCACTACAGCTCTGAGAGTGATCCCAGGCTCTGCAAAGTCGCAACGAGTGGAGTACCGTTTAGGTGCTGCTGATGCAAACCCTTATCTTGCATTAGCTGCTGCGCTCGCTAGTGGCCTTTATGGCATAGAGCATGAGTTAGAGCCAGAAGCTCAAGTCAAAGGTAATGCCTATGAGCAGACTCATGATGTGCAATTAGCACTGCCTGCAACCTTATGGGATGCAGCGCAGAAGTTTAAGCAATCAACTGCCGCGGTCAGCTGCTTTGGTGAAGCGTTCGTTGAACACTACGCGATTAGCCGTGAGTGGGAGGAGCGTGAGTTTAGAAAACATGTTACTGACTGGGAGATGGCGCGGTATTTCGAAATTATCTAA
- a CDS encoding M50 family metallopeptidase, producing the protein MHNSSVNPLEQEKLERSGAPSRGRFFFELMFAFLITRLPYISVPFKWLESYFHELSHGLASLVTGGSVSHIQLFPNGAGLCFTQGGWPIAIGFSGYFGAALWGYLIFILATWPKGIRVSFAFLGSAVVLTTLLWGRDLLTISILACLAVLFLLPLKLNNNRFMDSGLRVMALMIMLNALASPTVLLGLSGKGDASMLASQTWIPAWVWVFVWLVISALMIFLCWRRVDQAALKR; encoded by the coding sequence ATGCATAACTCCTCTGTTAACCCCCTTGAACAAGAAAAACTAGAGCGCAGTGGTGCCCCCTCAAGAGGTCGATTTTTCTTTGAGCTCATGTTTGCTTTCCTCATTACTCGCTTACCCTACATTAGTGTTCCTTTTAAGTGGCTTGAGAGTTACTTCCATGAGCTTTCACATGGTCTTGCAAGCCTAGTAACCGGTGGAAGTGTTAGTCATATTCAGCTTTTTCCTAATGGTGCTGGTTTGTGTTTTACTCAAGGTGGTTGGCCTATTGCTATAGGGTTTAGTGGTTACTTTGGCGCTGCACTTTGGGGATATCTGATATTTATCTTGGCAACTTGGCCAAAAGGGATCCGTGTTAGCTTTGCATTTTTAGGCTCTGCGGTGGTATTAACGACGTTATTGTGGGGACGAGATCTGTTAACTATCTCTATTTTAGCTTGTCTAGCTGTACTGTTTCTTCTGCCATTGAAATTAAACAATAATCGTTTTATGGACAGTGGCTTGAGGGTTATGGCGCTAATGATCATGCTTAATGCTTTGGCAAGTCCCACTGTGTTATTGGGACTTAGCGGTAAAGGGGATGCATCCATGTTGGCATCGCAAACTTGGATCCCAGCTTGGGTCTGGGTGTTCGTCTGGTTAGTTATCAGTGCGTTAATGATCTTCCTCTGCTGGCGGCGCGTGGATCAGGCCGCGTTAAAACGTTGA
- a CDS encoding GMP synthase, with product MKIGILQCDDVTETLQAKHGNYPKMFTRLFEDIDAQLEFSVFRVMDGHYPSSVDDCDAYITTGSRFGVNDDEPWVVQFQHYIAKLFASKKKLIGICFGHQMMVKALGGEVVKSPKGWGVGVATSMVTQQKPWMNGLSSEISLVVSHQDQVVELPEGTEIIAASDFCPFYMIQVNDHFLGVQGHPEFSKQYSQDLMYARRDRIPKERIESGVESLSLPVDDKLVTRWMLNFLH from the coding sequence ATGAAAATAGGTATTTTACAATGTGATGATGTCACTGAAACACTGCAAGCTAAACATGGGAATTACCCTAAAATGTTTACTCGCTTGTTTGAGGATATCGATGCTCAGCTGGAGTTTTCAGTATTTCGTGTTATGGATGGACACTACCCCAGCTCGGTGGATGATTGTGATGCCTATATCACGACAGGCAGTCGCTTTGGGGTGAATGATGATGAGCCTTGGGTGGTACAGTTCCAACACTATATTGCCAAGCTCTTTGCCAGTAAGAAGAAGTTGATTGGGATCTGTTTTGGTCACCAAATGATGGTTAAAGCCTTAGGGGGAGAGGTGGTTAAGTCGCCTAAAGGCTGGGGGGTCGGTGTGGCAACATCTATGGTCACTCAACAAAAGCCATGGATGAATGGACTTTCCTCTGAGATATCTTTGGTGGTGAGCCATCAAGATCAGGTGGTTGAATTACCAGAGGGAACAGAGATCATCGCTGCCAGTGATTTTTGTCCCTTTTATATGATTCAGGTAAACGATCATTTTCTTGGTGTACAAGGCCACCCAGAGTTCAGTAAGCAATACTCACAAGATCTGATGTATGCACGCAGAGATAGGATCCCAAAAGAGCGGATAGAATCAGGTGTTGAGTCACTCTCACTTCCTGTTGATGACAAGTTGGTGACACGTTGGATGTTGAACTTCCTGCATTGA
- the tsaB gene encoding tRNA (adenosine(37)-N6)-threonylcarbamoyltransferase complex dimerization subunit type 1 TsaB gives MTEIQKNPDELTILSLDTCTESCSAALSVKGKVFSELAIVPREHSQRILPMVDSVLSQAKVQLADVDLIAYGRGPGSFTGIRICTSMTQGLALGQDIPVIGLSALQTMAQAVFDSQSAMQVITAIDARMGEIYWGQFVFDNGLVKLVGAETVIAPDLVTLELNTELPIVACGTGFETYPQLLELTGSITLAKEVTFPDAKSMLSLAKQGYTQGLATSVDYLAPVYVRDTVTWKKLPGRE, from the coding sequence ATGACTGAAATCCAGAAAAATCCTGATGAGCTCACCATACTCTCATTGGACACTTGTACTGAATCCTGCTCGGCTGCCTTAAGTGTTAAAGGCAAGGTTTTTTCAGAGCTAGCTATAGTCCCTCGTGAACATAGTCAGCGTATCTTACCTATGGTAGATAGCGTGTTGTCACAAGCTAAAGTCCAGTTAGCCGATGTGGATCTCATCGCCTATGGGCGAGGTCCTGGTAGTTTTACTGGTATCCGGATCTGTACCAGCATGACCCAAGGGCTTGCATTGGGACAAGATATCCCTGTTATCGGGTTGTCAGCGTTGCAAACCATGGCTCAGGCAGTCTTTGATTCTCAAAGTGCCATGCAGGTGATCACCGCTATTGATGCCAGGATGGGCGAAATATATTGGGGACAGTTTGTCTTTGACAATGGTTTGGTCAAGCTCGTGGGAGCAGAAACTGTTATCGCACCAGATTTAGTCACATTAGAGCTTAATACCGAACTGCCGATTGTTGCATGTGGCACCGGATTTGAAACCTATCCTCAACTGCTTGAATTAACAGGTTCGATCACCTTAGCTAAAGAGGTGACATTCCCTGATGCTAAATCTATGTTGAGTTTGGCAAAACAGGGTTATACTCAAGGTTTAGCAACTTCGGTTGATTATTTGGCGCCTGTGTATGTTCGTGATACGGTGACTTGGAAAAAATTACCAGGTCGGGAATAA
- a CDS encoding iron-containing alcohol dehydrogenase yields the protein MDLHANWNFPTNITVGEGCLSQLGEQCKALKMTKVLLITDPGLADLPMVKEAMGYCTQAGLMVELFSDIQGNPTGDNVRAGAICLKSGGFNGVVAFGGGSSLDAAKAIAMIAKQSLSLWSTEDVGDNWTRIDERLMVPVVAVPTTAGTGSEVGRASVITDTDGAHHVKRIIFHPKMLPATVLLDPKLTLGLPPPITAATGLDALSHSLEAYCAPSYHPMAEGIAIEGIRLVKDYLPRAVANGEDIEARTQMLVASSMGATSFQRGLGAMHAIAHSLGALYDKHHGLLNAILMPYVLKRNRAQIEKKIIRLSQYLELDNPNSDGFMDWILALRAELNIPHTLADIGITLADVVLVGKMAAKDAAAGGNPITLTDAEYSLLFSDAVKGAL from the coding sequence ATGGATTTACACGCAAATTGGAATTTCCCCACGAATATTACTGTGGGTGAGGGCTGTTTAAGTCAGCTCGGGGAGCAGTGCAAAGCACTTAAGATGACTAAGGTCTTGTTGATCACCGATCCGGGCTTAGCTGATCTGCCTATGGTCAAAGAAGCCATGGGCTACTGCACTCAGGCTGGCTTAATGGTTGAGCTGTTTAGTGATATTCAAGGAAACCCCACTGGGGACAATGTCCGTGCAGGCGCAATATGTTTAAAGTCTGGTGGCTTTAATGGGGTGGTTGCTTTCGGTGGTGGCTCAAGTTTAGATGCGGCTAAAGCGATCGCCATGATAGCAAAACAGTCACTCTCCTTATGGAGCACTGAAGATGTTGGTGATAACTGGACCCGTATCGATGAAAGGCTGATGGTGCCCGTTGTGGCGGTGCCGACAACTGCTGGCACAGGCTCAGAGGTTGGGCGAGCGTCAGTGATAACCGATACCGACGGGGCTCACCATGTTAAAAGGATAATATTTCACCCTAAAATGCTTCCTGCCACTGTTTTACTCGACCCAAAGCTCACTTTGGGTTTGCCTCCTCCTATTACTGCAGCGACAGGTTTAGATGCCCTGTCTCATAGTCTAGAGGCCTATTGTGCGCCGTCTTATCACCCTATGGCTGAGGGTATTGCTATTGAGGGTATACGATTGGTGAAAGATTACCTCCCAAGAGCTGTGGCCAATGGAGAGGATATTGAGGCGCGAACTCAGATGCTGGTGGCATCGAGTATGGGAGCTACCAGTTTTCAGCGAGGTTTAGGTGCGATGCACGCCATTGCACACAGTCTTGGCGCCTTGTATGACAAGCATCATGGATTGCTAAATGCGATTTTGATGCCTTATGTGCTTAAGCGAAATCGGGCCCAAATAGAGAAAAAGATCATCCGTTTATCTCAATACCTCGAGCTTGATAACCCCAATTCTGATGGTTTTATGGATTGGATTTTAGCATTAAGAGCTGAGTTGAATATTCCCCATACGCTCGCTGATATTGGGATAACTTTAGCGGATGTGGTGTTAGTGGGAAAGATGGCAGCAAAAGATGCCGCAGCTGGCGGTAACCCTATAACATTAACCGATGCGGAATATTCGTTACTCTTTAGTGACGCGGTAAAAGGAGCGCTTTAG